One window of the Anaeromyxobacter dehalogenans 2CP-C genome contains the following:
- a CDS encoding HIT family protein — protein MQQPLWAPWRMEFIRSEKPTGCIFCDFPAAPESADRGNLVVHRSAHAFTCLNRFPYNSGHVMVIPRAHLADLGALGPAEWTDLQEELRRAAAVVKAVYRPDGMNVGMNLGRAGGAGIADHLHWHVVPRWLGDNNFMPVLADNRVVVEALDEAWQRLRAGFAALGP, from the coding sequence GTGCAGCAGCCGCTCTGGGCCCCGTGGCGGATGGAGTTCATCCGGTCCGAGAAGCCGACCGGGTGCATCTTCTGCGACTTCCCCGCGGCGCCGGAGTCGGCCGACCGCGGCAACCTGGTGGTGCACCGCTCGGCCCACGCGTTCACCTGCCTGAACCGGTTCCCGTACAACTCCGGGCACGTGATGGTGATCCCGCGCGCGCACCTCGCCGACCTGGGCGCGCTCGGACCGGCGGAGTGGACCGACCTGCAGGAGGAGCTGCGCCGCGCGGCCGCCGTGGTGAAGGCGGTCTACCGGCCGGACGGGATGAACGTCGGCATGAACCTGGGCCGCGCCGGCGGCGCCGGGATCGCGGACCACCTGCACTGGCACGTCGTGCCGCGCTGGCTCGGCGACAACAACTTCATGCCGGTGCTGGCCGACAACCGCGTGGTCGTGGAGGCGCTCGACGAGGCCTGGCAGCGGCTGCGCGCCGGGTTCGCCGCGCTGGGCCCGTGA
- a CDS encoding SPOR domain-containing protein, protein MREENARSREKFELSLDGRQIASIVVGALVILGVIFVLGLNVGRQMAARQAEAVRGSGDLDALDRVPVAAPAAPARNDLTFYDQLPKGKPSAPPPVEARPAAAPAPAPAAAPAPSAAPAPAPAAPAVAATAPAKPAATAAPAATPKPAAAPAPTPPAAAAPKPAAAGAFAVQLAATQSRTEAERIAAKYRALSPRIEAADVPGKGRFFRVRAGSFATRAEAERYLRDAERESGAKGFVTASR, encoded by the coding sequence ATGCGCGAAGAGAACGCCCGGAGCCGTGAGAAGTTCGAGCTGTCCCTGGACGGCCGCCAGATCGCGTCGATCGTGGTCGGCGCGCTCGTGATCCTGGGCGTCATCTTCGTCCTGGGGCTGAACGTGGGCCGGCAGATGGCCGCCCGCCAGGCGGAGGCGGTCCGCGGCTCCGGCGACCTGGACGCGCTCGACCGCGTCCCGGTGGCCGCGCCGGCCGCCCCGGCTCGCAACGACCTGACCTTCTACGATCAGCTCCCCAAGGGGAAGCCGTCCGCGCCGCCGCCGGTCGAGGCGCGCCCCGCTGCGGCCCCGGCGCCCGCGCCCGCCGCGGCGCCGGCCCCGTCCGCCGCGCCCGCCCCCGCGCCCGCGGCGCCGGCCGTCGCCGCCACCGCGCCGGCGAAGCCCGCTGCCACCGCGGCGCCCGCGGCGACGCCGAAGCCGGCCGCTGCGCCGGCGCCGACCCCGCCCGCTGCCGCCGCGCCGAAGCCCGCCGCGGCCGGCGCGTTCGCGGTCCAGCTCGCCGCGACCCAGAGCCGAACCGAGGCGGAGCGGATCGCCGCGAAGTACCGGGCGCTCTCGCCGCGCATCGAGGCCGCCGACGTCCCGGGCAAGGGCCGCTTCTTCCGGGTGCGGGCGGGCAGCTTCGCCACCCGCGCGGAGGCGGAGCGCTACCTGCGCGACGCCGAGCGGGAATCGGGGGCGAAGGGATTCGTGACCGCGAGCCGGTGA
- a CDS encoding tetratricopeptide repeat protein: protein MTQLWLALAAGSLAAIVAILLAERLRRRRDEAQAYLKGVRSIVQGDPDAAIEALSDAARLGTPEAVDTYLALGALFRREGDLARAVRLHRNMLFGRGLDPARRAEVERELAEDYRRSGMLAEAAELYARLAERDGDRAAAEGLRDVKVEQGDLAGAVALQRRIGPQDGDPVLAHLLAAQAREALPGDPARAAALAREGLAAHARSADAWMALAEAEAAAGATAAALEAAGRSLDEDPRAALLAWPAVAAVPDAAAAEAFAAARAAARPDDAALHLLHGRALHRCGRTPEAVAALRLALERDRVGEVSLAMRELLHQAGAPGPDDLAARHDLLVAALLRRGKAPRCERCGSDAPSRAWRCRRCGAFDAYP, encoded by the coding sequence GTGACGCAGCTCTGGCTCGCGCTCGCCGCCGGCTCGCTCGCCGCGATCGTGGCGATCCTGCTCGCGGAGCGGCTGCGGCGGCGCCGCGACGAGGCGCAGGCCTACCTGAAGGGCGTCCGCTCCATCGTGCAGGGCGACCCGGACGCCGCCATCGAGGCGCTCTCCGACGCCGCGCGGCTGGGCACGCCCGAGGCGGTGGACACCTACCTGGCGCTGGGCGCGCTGTTCCGGCGCGAGGGCGACCTCGCGCGGGCGGTGCGGCTGCACCGCAACATGCTGTTCGGCCGGGGGCTCGACCCGGCGCGGCGCGCCGAGGTGGAGCGCGAGCTGGCCGAGGACTACCGGCGGAGCGGCATGCTCGCCGAGGCCGCCGAGCTGTACGCGCGGCTGGCGGAGCGCGACGGGGATCGCGCCGCGGCCGAGGGGCTGCGCGACGTGAAGGTCGAGCAGGGCGACCTGGCCGGCGCGGTGGCGCTGCAGCGGCGCATCGGCCCGCAGGACGGGGACCCGGTGCTGGCGCACCTGCTCGCGGCGCAGGCGCGCGAGGCGCTCCCCGGCGATCCGGCCCGGGCGGCGGCGCTCGCGCGCGAGGGGCTCGCCGCGCACGCGCGGAGCGCGGACGCCTGGATGGCGCTCGCCGAGGCCGAGGCCGCCGCCGGCGCGACCGCCGCGGCGCTGGAGGCCGCGGGCCGCTCGCTCGACGAGGACCCGCGCGCCGCGCTGCTGGCGTGGCCGGCGGTGGCCGCGGTCCCGGACGCCGCGGCGGCCGAGGCGTTCGCGGCGGCCCGCGCGGCCGCGCGCCCCGACGACGCGGCGCTGCACCTCCTGCACGGGCGCGCGCTGCACCGCTGCGGCCGGACCCCGGAGGCGGTGGCGGCGCTGCGGCTGGCGCTCGAGCGCGACCGGGTGGGCGAGGTGTCGCTGGCGATGCGGGAGCTGCTGCACCAGGCCGGCGCGCCGGGCCCGGACGACCTCGCCGCCCGCCACGACCTGCTGGTCGCGGCGCTGCTCCGCCGCGGCAAGGCCCCGCGCTGCGAGCGCTGCGGCTCCGACGCCCCGTCGCGCGCCTGGCGGTGCCGGCGCTGCGGCGCGTTCGACGCCTATCCCTGA
- the sppA gene encoding signal peptide peptidase SppA: MNPSDPNEPLPTTPVGPQEPQPGATGPGSPARPEPPRWGAPPPPPPSWGPPPGPPPSSGWGAPPPGMPPQPPPRRDRLALGIVAFIFGGLFLVFFGFLLLAFGAVRGESPRLGSGPRVGVIDVKGTIGGGPERDETEDILKRIRRFADDGDLKAVVIRVDSPGGSVGASQEIHDEVKRLAQKKVVVCSMGNLAASGGLYVSVACPKIVANPGTLTGSIGVISQFPNVKDLAEKLGVKVETVKTGKLKDAGNPFRDMTPEDRAYWQGLVENTLGQFVKAVAEGRKLDEAKVRAIADGRVLTGAQAKEAGLVDQLGNFYDAVELAKQEAKLSGEPVLVYPPDEHGRFLEQLMGGAAGAVADAVATRVAQGAADARQPGVYFLAR, translated from the coding sequence ATGAACCCCAGCGATCCCAACGAGCCCCTCCCCACCACGCCCGTCGGCCCCCAGGAGCCGCAGCCCGGGGCGACCGGGCCGGGATCGCCGGCGCGGCCCGAGCCGCCGCGCTGGGGCGCACCGCCCCCGCCGCCGCCGAGCTGGGGCCCGCCGCCCGGCCCGCCGCCGTCCTCGGGCTGGGGCGCGCCGCCGCCCGGCATGCCGCCGCAGCCGCCGCCGCGCCGCGACCGGCTGGCGCTCGGGATCGTGGCGTTCATCTTCGGCGGCCTGTTCCTGGTGTTCTTCGGGTTCCTGCTGCTGGCGTTCGGCGCCGTGCGCGGCGAGTCCCCGCGCCTCGGCTCGGGCCCGCGCGTCGGCGTGATCGACGTGAAGGGCACCATCGGCGGCGGCCCGGAGCGCGACGAGACCGAGGACATCCTGAAGCGCATCCGCCGCTTCGCCGACGACGGCGACCTGAAGGCGGTGGTGATCCGGGTGGACTCGCCGGGCGGCTCGGTGGGCGCCAGCCAGGAGATCCACGACGAGGTGAAGCGCCTCGCGCAGAAGAAGGTCGTGGTCTGCTCGATGGGCAACCTGGCCGCGTCGGGCGGCCTGTACGTGTCGGTGGCCTGCCCGAAGATCGTCGCGAACCCCGGCACGCTCACCGGCTCGATCGGCGTCATCAGCCAGTTCCCCAACGTGAAGGACCTCGCCGAGAAGCTCGGGGTGAAGGTCGAGACGGTGAAGACCGGCAAGCTGAAGGACGCCGGCAACCCGTTCCGCGACATGACGCCGGAGGACCGCGCCTACTGGCAGGGGCTGGTCGAGAACACGCTGGGCCAGTTCGTGAAGGCGGTCGCCGAGGGCCGCAAGCTGGACGAGGCGAAGGTGCGCGCCATCGCCGACGGCCGCGTGCTCACCGGCGCGCAGGCGAAGGAGGCCGGGCTGGTGGACCAGCTCGGCAACTTCTACGACGCGGTGGAGCTGGCGAAGCAGGAGGCGAAGCTGAGCGGCGAGCCGGTGCTGGTCTACCCGCCCGACGAGCACGGCCGCTTCCTCGAGCAGCTCATGGGCGGCGCCGCCGGCGCGGTGGCCGACGCGGTCGCCACCCGGGTGGCGCAGGGGGCGGCCGACGCGCGGCAGCCCGGCGTGTACTTCCTCGCGCGGTAG
- a CDS encoding cupin domain-containing protein gives MTSTFENPKRVEKPWGHELWWAHTERYVGKLLHVKAGTQLSLQYHVKKDETIHLWSGEMVLVLQEDGRLVDHPMRPGDSYHVRPGTVHRMRAVTDCDVLEVSTPEVEDVVRVQDDYGR, from the coding sequence ATGACCAGCACGTTCGAGAACCCGAAGCGCGTCGAGAAGCCCTGGGGCCACGAGCTGTGGTGGGCCCACACCGAGCGCTACGTCGGCAAGCTCCTGCACGTGAAGGCGGGGACGCAGCTCTCGTTGCAGTACCACGTGAAGAAGGACGAGACGATCCACCTCTGGAGCGGCGAGATGGTGCTCGTGCTCCAGGAGGACGGCCGCCTGGTCGATCACCCCATGCGCCCGGGCGACAGCTACCACGTGCGCCCGGGCACGGTGCACCGCATGCGCGCGGTGACCGACTGCGACGTGCTGGAGGTGTCCACGCCCGAGGTCGAGGACGTGGTGCGCGTCCAGGACGACTACGGCCGCTGA
- a CDS encoding arginine--tRNA ligase, with translation MVRDRVIELFRKALAQGADDGRWPAADAGFSVEAPRDPKHGDFAVNAAMVLAKQAGKPPRELAQAIVEAVRAADTAGDLAGLEIAGPGFINVRLSPDLWLRTLARAVAEGPAYGRTAVGQGKKVIVEYVSANPTGPMHVGHGRNAVVGDGVQGLLRWAGFDVSREYYVNDYGAQVQTLARSVHLRYQELHGRAVTMPPKSYPGEYVKDIAAGLKAEYGARFLDAPEAEWLTLFRDHAVQHVLGMIREDLAAVNISFDRWSSEKALYESGTVDRFLRFLEEKDLVYVGKLPPPKSKKGQPPPQAQPDEEGVTAAEDLTLFRSSAYGDEVDRPVKKADGTPTYFCADIAYHWDKRQRADALVDVLGADHGGYVPRLEAAMEALGASRKDLHVVLIQMVSLMRGGESVKMSKRAGTLVSLREVVDEVGRDATRFIFLTRRSDAPLDFDVELAKKQTLDNPVFYVQYGHARLAAIFQKAREAGHAVPEFDLDAARTLGSPEEQDLIRRIAAFPDLLAAAALAYEPHRVAFYLQETIAAFHSWYTQGKKSGEKVIGPDPVKTAARLFLCRALKQVLANGLAVLGVSAPDRMESPETRDIADDV, from the coding sequence ATGGTCCGTGATCGCGTCATCGAACTCTTCCGCAAGGCGCTCGCCCAGGGCGCCGACGACGGGCGCTGGCCGGCGGCGGACGCCGGCTTCTCGGTGGAGGCGCCGCGCGACCCGAAGCACGGCGACTTCGCGGTCAACGCCGCCATGGTGCTGGCGAAGCAGGCGGGCAAGCCGCCGCGCGAGCTGGCGCAGGCGATCGTCGAGGCGGTGCGCGCGGCCGACACGGCCGGCGACCTGGCCGGGCTGGAGATCGCCGGCCCCGGGTTCATCAACGTGCGGCTCTCCCCGGACCTGTGGCTGCGCACGCTCGCGCGCGCGGTCGCCGAGGGCCCGGCCTACGGCCGCACCGCGGTGGGGCAGGGGAAGAAGGTCATCGTCGAGTACGTCTCGGCGAACCCGACCGGCCCCATGCACGTCGGGCACGGGCGCAACGCGGTGGTCGGCGACGGCGTCCAGGGCCTGCTGCGCTGGGCCGGCTTCGACGTGAGCCGCGAGTACTACGTCAACGACTACGGCGCGCAGGTGCAGACGCTGGCGCGCTCGGTCCACCTCCGCTACCAGGAGCTGCACGGGCGGGCGGTGACCATGCCGCCCAAGAGCTATCCGGGCGAGTACGTGAAGGACATCGCCGCCGGCCTGAAGGCCGAGTACGGCGCGCGGTTCCTGGACGCGCCGGAGGCCGAGTGGCTGACGCTGTTCCGCGACCACGCGGTCCAGCACGTGCTCGGGATGATCCGCGAGGACCTCGCCGCGGTGAACATCTCGTTCGACCGCTGGTCGTCGGAGAAGGCGCTCTACGAGTCGGGCACGGTGGACCGGTTCCTCCGCTTCCTGGAGGAGAAGGACCTCGTCTACGTCGGCAAGCTGCCGCCGCCGAAGTCGAAGAAGGGGCAGCCGCCGCCGCAGGCGCAGCCGGACGAGGAGGGCGTGACCGCCGCCGAGGACCTCACCCTGTTCCGCTCGTCGGCGTACGGCGACGAGGTGGACCGGCCGGTGAAGAAGGCGGACGGGACCCCCACCTACTTCTGCGCGGACATCGCCTACCACTGGGACAAGCGCCAGCGCGCCGACGCGCTGGTGGACGTGCTCGGCGCCGACCACGGCGGCTACGTGCCGCGGCTCGAGGCGGCCATGGAGGCGCTGGGCGCCTCGCGCAAGGACCTGCACGTCGTGCTGATCCAGATGGTCAGCCTGATGCGCGGCGGCGAGTCGGTGAAGATGTCGAAGCGCGCCGGCACGCTGGTCTCGCTGCGCGAGGTGGTGGACGAGGTGGGGCGCGACGCGACCCGCTTCATCTTCCTCACCCGGCGCTCCGACGCGCCGCTCGACTTCGACGTCGAGCTCGCCAAGAAGCAGACGCTCGACAACCCGGTGTTCTACGTCCAGTACGGCCACGCCCGCCTGGCGGCCATCTTCCAGAAGGCGCGCGAGGCCGGGCACGCGGTGCCGGAGTTCGACCTCGACGCCGCGCGGACGCTCGGCTCGCCGGAGGAGCAGGACCTCATCCGGCGGATCGCCGCGTTCCCGGACCTGCTCGCCGCCGCGGCGCTCGCCTACGAGCCGCACCGGGTGGCGTTCTACCTCCAGGAGACCATCGCCGCCTTCCACTCCTGGTACACGCAGGGGAAGAAGAGCGGCGAGAAGGTGATCGGGCCCGACCCGGTCAAGACCGCGGCGCGCCTGTTCCTGTGCCGGGCCCTGAAGCAGGTGCTCGCGAACGGGCTGGCGGTGCTGGGCGTCTCCGCGCCGGATCGGATGGAGAGTCCGGAAACTCGCGATATCGCGGACGACGTCTAG